The following are encoded together in the Citrus sinensis cultivar Valencia sweet orange chromosome 1, DVS_A1.0, whole genome shotgun sequence genome:
- the LOC102626072 gene encoding ERAD-associated E3 ubiquitin-protein ligase component HRD3A codes for MPELTSTPKLIICLLILSLYPISLKARPFILVLSQDDIKDSAASTDDESAADWDDFGDSESMTEENLDPGSWSPVFEPSIDPGAINGSYYITISKMMSAVTNGDVRVMEEATSEVESAAMEGDPHARSVLGFLYGMGMMRERNKGKAFLYHHFAAEGGNIQSKMAVAYTYLRQDMHDKAVKLYAELAEIAVNSFLISKDSPVIEPIRIHNGAEENKGALRKSRGEDDEAFQILEYQAQKGNAGAMYKIGLFYYFGLRGLRRDRTKALMWFSKAADKGEPQSMEFLGEIYARGAGVERNYTKALEWLTHAARQQLYSAYNGIGYLYVKGYGVEKKNYTKAKEYFEKAADNEEAGGHYNLGVMYYKGIGVKRDVKLACKYFLVAANAGHQKAFYQLAKMFHTGVGLKKNLHMATALYKLVAERGPWSSLSRWALESYLKGDVGKAFLLYSRMAELGYEVAQSNAAWILEKYGEGSMCMGESGFCTDAERHQCAHSLWWQASEQGNEHAALLIGDAYYYGRGTQRDYERAAEAYMHARSQSNAQAMFNLGYMHEHGQGLPLDLHLAKRYYDQALEVDPAAKLPVTLALTSLWIRKNYADSFLARLIDALPEVYPRVEAWVENVFMEEGNVTILTLFVCLLTVLYLRERQRRNAVQAAGDVALPNQHNEHAAAPFN; via the exons ATGCCTGAATTAACATCAACACCAAAACTGATCATTTGTCTTCTTATCCTCTCTCTCTATCCTATATCTCTCAAAGCACGCCCCTTCATTCTCGTGCTCTCACAAGACGACATTAAAGATTCGGCTGCCTCTACGGACGATGAGTCGGCGGCCGACTGGGATGACTTCGGCGACTCCGAGTCCATGACCGAAGAGAACCTTGATCCTGGTTCATGGAGCCCCGTTTTTGAACCTAGCATCGATCCCGGTGCAATTAACGGAAGCTATTACATAACCATTTCGAAGATGATGTCTGCTGTTACTAACGGTGACGTAAGAGTGATGGAGGAGGCGACTTCGGAGGTTGAGTCTGCGGCTATGGAAGGTGACCCGCATGCGCGGTCGGTATTGGGGTTTTTGTACGGAATGGGGATGATGCGAGAGAGGAATAAGGGTAAGGCTTTCTTGTATCATCATTTTGCTGCTGAAGGTGGTAATATTCAGTCCAAGATGGCTGTCGCTTACACGTATTTGCGCCAAGAT ATGCATGACAAAGCAGTTAAATTATATGCTGAATTAGCAGAGATAGCAGTGAATAGTTTCTTGATTTCAAAAGATTCACCTGTTATTGAACCGATCAGAATTCATAATGGAGCAGAAGAGAATAAGGGTGCCTTAAGGAAGTCCAGAGGGGAGGACGATGAGGCCTTCCAGATTTTAGAGTATCAGGCGCAGAAAGGAAATGCTGGAGCGATGTATAAAATAGGGCTATTTTACTACTTTGGTTTGAGAGGATTGAGGCGTGATCGTACCAAGGCATTGATGTGGTTTTCAAAGGCTGCGGACAAGGGTGAGCCCCAGTCCATGGAATTTCTTGGTGAGATATATGCAAGAGGAGCAGGTGTTGAAAGGAACTATACTAAGGCACTTGAATGGCTTACGCATGCTGCCAGACAGCAACTTTATTCAGCTTATAATGGAATAGGGTATTTATATGTAAAGGGTTATGGagtggaaaagaaaaactataCAAAA GCAAAAGAGTACTTTGAAAAGGCAGCTGATAATGAGGAGGCTGGTGGGCATTATAACCTTGGAGTAATGTATTATAAAGGGATTGGGGTAAAGAGGGATGTAAAACTTGCATGCAAATACTTTTTAGTAGCTGCTAATGCAGGTCATCAGAAGGCATTTTACCAGTTGGCAAAGATGTTTCACACTGGTGTTGGGCTAAAGAAGAATCTCCACATG GCTACTGCATTGTACAAACTAGTTGCAGAACGAGGACCATGGAGTTCCTTATCTAGATGGGCACTTGAATCATACTTAAAAGGTGATGTGGGTAAGGCTTTCCTTTTGTATTCAAGAATGGCTGAGCTAGGCTATGAGGTAGCACAAAGTAATGCTGCCTGGATCCTTGAAAAGTATGGAGAGGGAAGCATGTGCATGGGAGAATCTGGTTTCTGTACTGATGCTGAGAGGCATCAATGTGCACACTCTTTGTGGTGGCAAGCTTCTGAACAGGGTAATGAACATGCTGCTTTGTTGATTGGGGATGCATATTACTATGGTCGG GGCACTCAGAGGGATTATGAGCGTGCAGCAGAGGCTTACATGCATGCAAGATCGCAATCCAATGCACAAGCCATGTTCAATCTTGGTTATATGCACGAGCATGGCCAAGGACTTCCTCTTGATCTTCATCTTGCCAAACGTTACTATGATCAAGCCCTAGAGGTTGATCCTGCAGCAAAGTTGCCTGTCACACTTGCACTCACAAGCTTGTGGATACGGAAGAACTATGCTGATAGTTTCCTG GCCCGTTTGATTGATGCATTGCCTGAAGTCTATCCAAGAGTGGAAGCGTGGGTGGAGAATGTTTTCATGGAGGAAGGAAACGTGACAATATTAACACTTTTTGTTTGTCTTCTTACTGTCCTCTATCTCCGTGAGAGGCAGCGAAGAAATGCTGTTCAAGCAGCTGGTGATGTGGCTTTGCCGAACCAGCACAATGAGCATGCTGCTGCTCCATTCAATTAA